One genomic region from Streptomyces rubradiris encodes:
- a CDS encoding acetamidase/formamidase family protein, producing MRGCARSTGLPVPDRRPGRGDRCRTGRRRRCRLTELRLSDWGGNAFPTRCRALPYDFDEPYFHDFRFDRTRTRADYVHGISLPLDPFAGIIAVEPPGDEQTSALIGGDHGGNLALPELTVGSSLFLPVAKPGARIWIGDIHALQGDGLVDQTGLKSTAERLRMRYDLHKNVGLTRPLAETDTHWIGIGLADSLEAALVDCLRGLISWFSAASGVTRAEAHALCSMAASFRITQYADQSEVHHVDVPLPPKGVHGLLRKDIFPAGLRTRVDRWLRPAA from the coding sequence GTGCGCGGCTGCGCCAGGAGTACCGGGCTGCCCGTTCCAGATCGTCGGCCCGGTCGAGGTGACCGGTGCCGAACCGGGCGACGTCGTCGATGCCGGCTGACGGAACTGCGGCTGAGCGACTGGGGCGGCAACGCCTTCCCCACCCGGTGCCGCGCGCTGCCGTACGACTTCGACGAGCCGTACTTCCACGACTTCCGGTTCGACCGGACCCGCACCCGGGCCGACTACGTTCACGGCATCTCGCTGCCGCTCGACCCGTTCGCCGGCATCATCGCGGTCGAACCGCCGGGCGACGAGCAGACAAGCGCGCTGATCGGTGGCGACCACGGCGGCAACCTGGCCCTCCCCGAACTCACCGTGGGCTCCTCGCTGTTCCTTCCCGTGGCCAAGCCGGGGGCCCGGATCTGGATCGGTGACATTCACGCCCTGCAGGGCGACGGACTGGTCGACCAGACCGGCCTGAAGTCCACGGCCGAGCGCTTGCGGATGCGGTACGACCTCCACAAGAACGTGGGCCTGACCCGGCCGCTGGCCGAGACCGACACGCACTGGATCGGCATCGGACTGGCTGACAGCCTGGAGGCCGCACTGGTCGACTGCCTGCGCGGACTGATCAGCTGGTTCAGCGCGGCGTCCGGCGTCACCCGCGCCGAGGCCCACGCACTGTGCAGCATGGCCGCGAGCTTCCGGATCACCCAGTACGCGGACCAGAGCGAGGTCCACCACGTCGATGTCCCCCTGCCGCCCAAGGGCGTGCACGGCCTCCTGCGCAAAGACATCTTCCCGGCCGGCCTGCGTACCCGGGTCGACCGCTGGCTGCGCCCCGCGGCCTGA
- a CDS encoding GNAT family N-acetyltransferase, translating to MIRISPSMRDNGRPRIARIRSIEVRADQRRRGIGRALLVHALDALHTREFGLATIDVDETDTATISLLESVGARRESNTLELTWQK from the coding sequence GTGATCCGGATTTCGCCGTCGATGCGGGACAACGGGAGGCCGCGGATCGCGCGGATTCGCTCCATCGAGGTCCGCGCCGACCAGCGCCGCCGTGGCATCGGCAGGGCGCTGCTGGTCCACGCGCTGGACGCTCTGCACACTCGCGAGTTCGGTCTCGCGACGATCGACGTCGACGAGACCGACACCGCGACGATCAGCCTGTTGGAAAGCGTCGGAGCCCGCCGTGAGAGCAACACCTTGGAGCTGACGTGGCAAAAGTAA